A window from Plasmodium gaboni strain SY75 chromosome 9, whole genome shotgun sequence encodes these proteins:
- a CDS encoding putative FHA domain protein, whose product MITNKKNRTAKNKNYIINVNCYTWINNSHGLFDYESENFYKKCFKIKCLYNYYYILKDDINVEIKNEEEISNVMGNNNSLKLICKIKYINNNYQLIPCIENIYDDTINSDIKVNEVNENNNNNSNINNNNNNSNNNSNINNNNNNSNNNSNNNSNNNSNNNSNNNNNSNSNNNDNNNNDMDNFWVIVKYLKNKSSILHEDDVIKLGRIKLKIKKIITNAQQEREYNKSQSPFDDDECETVAPETEHLNTSTNNIMSNSYMNSSVINHNMNFTNNVLEDDICIHCENLIVAKRDTQVNLVSIEENINNAENEHAKNTSQFISNGNVNIQMTDNENNNNMNNSYLDDFYLFKNNTSNHEYSNKHNVIENNNNNNMHNRYTDCSQMYANNIENANKRGEQSKGNLDQKQLGLVSPDDNNNNNNNNNNNSIVSNNIRGNNKHPNSALKLSNNKDNNNNNSNKINKCLAGKNVTLNIEQEASRDIIGELENMNTNIDERRNTSISIHNNNIIEDNINVLINNNVNNNVIRTNSNVAITTKCCCKHSAMNNLFNQNNNNHNSSNNSNSIIRKYKKEDLYDDSIKDMCILNGKEFTNPPSLYNCRICLCEYENVNNPLVSPCKCKGSMKYVHINCLRTWMRGRLNIRNDCSSCSFFWKQLNCELCKFPYPTYIYIQNKYLELYEIPKPELPYIIIELMNDRNKGFYIVSLANTKSVRMGRGHDSDVRVNDISVSRFHALIKYHNGNFYIEDCKSKFGTLIQIRKPVFFNIRRNKFIALQIGRTVMYVYMKRKNWIFLPICLKLSKTKDEDVSTLDNFSSKLLVDNNMQAPINNNFEYNRDNNNNELANIENTNQIRERVNNQIINNESNNANVNVNNVLNQNGDVHMNVNNSILLDGRNSNNNNNNDNNNDNNNNNDDDYDNIYDNNNDDYIDCRGDNLNIYNNNNEQNVNNQININNNNNNNNTHNSINNIDEADINLNSTTSEQNLTFSNISINNNIKNDQVQNNNNTNNITNGNINNNTNSQNIL is encoded by the coding sequence ATGATTACGAATAAAAAGAATAGAACTGcaaaaaacaaaaattacATTATAAATGTAAACTGTTACACGTGGATTAACAATAGCCATGGATTATTTGATTATGAGAGTGagaatttttataagaaatGTTTCAAGATAAAATGTTTATACaactattattatatattgaaagatgatataaatgttgaaataaaaaatgagGAAGAGATAAGTAATGTTATGGggaataataatagtttgaaattaatatgtaaaataaaatatataaataataattatcaaCTAATACCATgtatagaaaatatatatgatgataCAATTAATAGTGACATAAAAGTGAACGAAgtaaatgaaaataataataataatagtaatattaacaacaataataataatagtaataataatagtaatattaataacaataataataatagtaataataatagtaataataatagtaataataatagtaacaataatagtaacaataataataatagtaatagtaacaataatgacaataataataatgatatgGATAATTTCTGGGTCattgtaaaatatttaaaaaataaaagttCCATATTACATGAAGATGATGTTATTAAACTAGGAAGAATtaaattgaaaataaaaaagattaTAACGAATGCACAACAAGAAAGGGAATATAACAAATCACAATCTCCTTTTGATGATGATGAATGTGAAACAGTAGCACCAGAAACAGAACATTTGAACACATcaacaaataatataatgtCTAATAGTTATATGAATAGTAGTGTTATAAATCATAACATGAATTTTACTAACAATGTTCTAGAAGATGATATTTGTATACATTGTGAGAATCTTATAGTAGCAAAAAGAGATACACAAGTTAATCTTGTTAGtatagaagaaaatattaataatgcTGAAAATGAACATGCAAAGAATACAAGCCAATTTATATCAAATGGTAATGTTAATATACAAATGACTGATAAcgaaaataataataacatgaataattcttatttggatgatttttatttatttaaaaataatacatcTAATCATGAGTATTCTAATAAGCATAACGtaatagaaaataataataataataatatgcACAATAGATATACAGACTGTTCACAAATGTATgcaaataatatagaaaatgCAAATAAAAGAGGAGAGCAGTCAAAGGGAAATTTAGATCAAAAACAATTAGGACTAGTTTCTCCAGATGataacaacaataataataataataataataataattctatAGTTTCAAACAATATAAGAGGAAATAACAAACATCCCAATTCTGCCTTAAAATTATCTAATAAcaaagataataataataataatagtaataaaataaataagtGCCTTGCAGGTAAAAATGTAACTTTAAATATTGAACAAGAAGCAAGTAGGGATATTATTGGAGAGTTAGAAAATATGAACACAAATATTGATGAAAGGAGAAATACTTCTATAAgtatacataataataatatcattgaagataatataaacgTATTAatcaataataatgtaaataataatgttataAGGACTAATTCAAATGTAGCCATTACAACAAAATGTTGTTGTAAACACAGTGCCatgaataatttatttaaccaaaataataataatcataatagttctaataattcaaatagtattattagaaaatacaaaaaagAAGATTTATATGATGATTCTATAAAAGATATGTGCATTCTTAATGGAAAGGAATTTACTAATCCACCAagtttatataattgtcgaatatgtttatgtgaatatgaaaatgtaaataaCCCATTAGTATCACCATGTAAATGTAAAGGTTCTATGaaatatgtacatataaattGTTTAAGAACATGGATGAGAGGAAGATTAAATATTAGAAATGACTGTTCTTcttgttcatttttttgGAAACAATTAAATTGTGAATTATGTAAATTTCCATATCCaacttatatatatattcaaaataaatatctagaattatatgaaatacCTAAGCCTGAATTAccatatattattatagaACTAATGAATGATAGAAATAAGGGATTTTATATTGTTAGTTTAGCTAATACAAAATCTGTTCGTATGGGAAGAGGTCATGATAGTGATGTCCGTGTTAATGATATCTCTGTTTCAAGATTTCATGctttaataaaatatcataatggaaatttttatatagaaGATTGTAAGAGTAAATTTGGTACCTTGATCCAAATAAGAAAACctgtattttttaatatcagaagaaataaatttattgCTTTACAAATTGGTAGAACTGttatgtatgtatatatgaaaagaaaaaattgGATATTCTTACCTATATGTTtaaaattatcaaaaaCGAAAGATGAAGATGTTAGTACCCTTGACAATTTCTCTTCAAAATTGTTAgtagataataatatgcAGGCACCTATTAATAACAATTTTGAATATAACAgagataataataataatgagCTAGCtaatattgaaaatacAAATCAAATTCGAGAAAGAGTTAATAATCagataataaataatgaatcCAACAATGCTAATGTGAATGTCAATAATGTATTAAATCAAAATGGTGATGTTCATATGAATGTTAATAATAGTATATTATTAGACGGTAGAAATAgcaataataataataataatgataataataatgataataataataataatgatgatgattatgataatatttatgataataataatgatgattACATTGATTGTAGAGGagataatttaaatatctataataacaataatgaACAAAATGTTAACAACcaaataaacataaataataacaataataataataatacacaTAATTCAATTAATAATATCGATGAAGCtgatataaatttaaatagTACAACGAGCGAACAAAATTTAACTTTCTcaaatatatctataaataataatattaaaaatgaccaagttcaaaataataataatacaaataatataacaaatggaaatataaacaataatacaaattcacaaaatattctttga
- a CDS encoding putative small nuclear ribonucleoprotein Sm D3 — MSVGIPIKLLHEGIGHTISVETKSGILYRGTLLFAEDNMNCLLENVSVVKKDGKQILLEQVYIRGGSVSFMIFPDMLRYAPIFKINKSKAKTSFTTIRRAMEAHARIASKNKDIKA, encoded by the exons atgtcAGTTGGAATACCCATAAAGTTATTACATGAGGGAATAGGTCATACAATATCTGTTGAAACAAAATCGGGAATTTTATATAGAGGCACACTg CTCTTTGCAGAGGATAACATGAATTGTTTACTTGAAAATGTATCAGTAGTAAAAAAAGATGGCAAACAAATCTTATTAGAA CAAGTATATATAAGAGGTGGTAGCGTGTCATTCATGATATTTCCAGATATGTTGAGATATGCTCctatatttaaaattaataaatcCAAAGCAAAAACAAGTTTTACAACCATAAGAAGAGCAATGGAAGCTCATGCTAGAATTGcatcaaaaaataaagacATAAAAGCATAG
- a CDS encoding putative helicase with Zn-finger motif, whose translation MAYNIYSNLSDFWTSDDDEESNEEEEENNVKNDKEEDNNIKNERYVYDIEDSFNEYNFDKREDMSMMYMDDNSFNKSIDKGLNFNIQDILNDCSNDISENFTINNLLEKYDINNFVYNDNLLKYCETGVAINDEKPNNEKLNLNEGFEFNVKSSFNYINPPSYNLKMNRDIKNEVQHENIKNNNIEMNQVINNEDDMLINKKVLDDNENVDMENADYPNGKNIYNNNDNNNNDDNNNNNDNINYDGGNNSNEPQRLNNHIENTKIKYIRKKWVIEDNESDISNFNKNDLLLNYDFELDDFQKRSIKHLNNFKHVFVAAHTSAGKTLIAEHAIALSIKLQKKAIYTSPIKALSNQKYYEFKNIFKDVGIITGDVKMNVNANCIIMTTEILRNLLYLNDNIINNIHCVIFDEVHYVNDEDRGVIWEESIIMLPHHVQILLLSATVPNYLEFADWVGFTKQKEVISIATKKRPVPLLHYIYAYDSVYLVMDEKNKFYSSAFKEIYVKIREKQEANNKNTKQLTSGANNTSSNFKKNNNYYDSKNKNANTTNNKENDNIQNNSNNNNNNNTNNNVKGYYEYCKQKRKQKLFANEASMKTEIQKLQTLIKKLDQDNKLPVVLFCFSRIKCETYAKCMPHLNFLDTNKKSKVHLFIKESISKLPKQDRELNQIQSLSKLLEKGIGVHHSGLLPILKEIVEILFSKGLIKVLYATETFAMGINMPTKSVVFTSIYKHDHLRKRILTSSEYTQMSGRAGRRSSDKYGYVYICCCDNIPDQVQLTEMMMQKAVSLKSKFKVTYNMILKLLINKQINIEKMLFSSFLESCRALQIPLFKKDLKRKRKVLQNIKEVQCIYDQENKNAYPPIEQYVQINYRLKHIGLNLHKKLLNTKSSNCFVIGRVMLLNNIHILHSSVYAIYLGCDKSNNKKKNDKVDFARNSIFFQNSYEDDRSNERFFFLFILPDFMAFEDLPDYIVNETDQNMLASKKKKTTSNSNNNEKKNNNINNNNNNMSNNNSLSNSVSENINLYENYKNVFSKKNNKSDIKIIYHSSFDTDINKKHFVVCSNVCIENISIITNTVIKLPNVNNTAILNNPNNLLLYTFELDRLIEKNIFEPFVLTKMLKSLKCEFYSVLVNQADYLENLKKSKCYNCNLKEKHYELICKKNDCLDDIENIERNINAKSLNLYEDLEGKLNVLQHFGFIDDQNNLTVKGKIASYITLTDEITLTQVIFENILNKLNPAEIAAVLSCFVAPEKKVEESPDLTVNLQEVKAALTNIHSSFEEFYKVIRLRISSEDHWKLCNFKIMFIAYKWTLGVSFAELLEQCELEEGLIVRSILRLDDLCRKVKIAFLYLGNIDLAEKVEKTSHLLRRDIIFTTSLYLQ comes from the coding sequence atggcatataatatatattccaaCTTGTCCGATTTTTGGACTAgtgatgatgatgaagaatCCAATGAAGAAGAGGAAGAGAACAATGTAAAAAATGACAAAGaagaagataataatataaaaaatgaaagatATGTTTATGATATAGAAGATAGttttaatgaatataattttgataaGAGAGAAGATATGAGTATGATGTATATGGATGataattcatttaataaatcaaTAGATAAAGgattaaattttaatatacaaGATATATTGAATGATTGTTCAAATGATATATCAGAAAACTTTACTATAAATAATCTGttagaaaaatatgatataaataattttgtatataatgataatttattaaaatattgtGAAACAGGTGTAGCaataaatgatgaaaaaccaaataatgaaaaattaaatttgAATGAAGGTTTTGAATTTAATGTGAAATCTTCATTTAATTATATCAACCCTCCAAgttataatttaaaaatgaatagAGATATAAAGAATGAGGTACAACAcgaaaatataaaaaataataatatcgAGATGAATCAAgttattaataatgaagaCGACATgttaattaataaaaaagttttggatgataatgaaaatgttGATATGGAAAATGCCGACTATCCAAACGgcaaaaatatttataataataatgataataataataatgatgataataataataataatgataatatcAATTATGATGGTGGTAATAACTCGAATGAACCACAAAGACTAAATAATCATATTGAGAACAccaaaataaaatatatacgAAAAAAATGGGTTATTGAAGATAACGAATCAGATATTTcaaattttaataaaaatgacttattattaaattacGATTTTGAATTAGATGATTTTCAAAAAAGATCAATTAAACATctaaataattttaaacATGTATTCGTAGCTGCTCACACATCAGCTGGTAAAACGTTGATTGCAGAACATGCTATAGCATTATCAATAAAATTACAAAAGAAAGCTATATATACTAGTCCAATAAAAGCTTTAAGTAATCagaaatattatgaatttaaaaatatttttaaagatGTTGGAATTATAACAGGTGATGTTAAAATGAATGTAAATGCTAATTGTATAATTATGACTACAGAAATTTTAAgaaatttattatatcttaatgataatattattaataatatacattGTGTTATATTTGATGAAGTTCATTATGTAAATGATGAAGACCGAGGTGTTATATGGGAAGAATCTATTATTATGCTTCCACATCATgtacaaatattattattaagtGCAACCGTTCCTAATTATTTAGAATTTGCTGATTGGGTTGGTTTTacaaaacaaaaagaaGTTATTTCTATAGCTACTAAAAAAAGACCAGTACCATtattacattatatttatgcTTATGATTCAGTTTATTTAGTTATggatgaaaaaaataaattctATTCTTCAGcatttaaagaaatatatgtaaaaattaGAGAGAAACAAGAAGctaataataaaaacacAAAACAATTGACATCAGGTGCTAATAATACTTCTTCgaattttaaaaaaaataataattattatgattcaaaaaataaaaatgctaatacaacaaataataaagaaaatgataatatacaaaataatagtaataataataataataataatactaataataatgttaagggatattatgaatattgCAAACAAAAgagaaaacaaaaattatttgCTAATGAAGCTAGTATGAAAACTGAAATACAAAAATTACAAACacttattaaaaaattagatCAAGATAATAAATTACCAGTCgtattattttgtttttctaGAATCAAATGTGAAACATATGCTAAATGTATGCCtcatttaaattttcttgataccaataaaaaatcaaaagtacatttatttattaaagaATCTATATCCAAATTACCTAAGCAAGATAGAGAATTAAATCAAATTCAAAGTTTAAGTAAATTATTAGAAAAAGGAATAGGAGTTCATCATAGTGGTCTTTTACctatattaaaagaaattgTGGAAATTTTATTTTCGAAAGGATTAATAAAAGTATTATATGCAACTGAAACATTTGCTATGGGTATAAATATGCCAACAAAATCTGTTGTTTTTAcatctatatataaacatgatcatttaagaaaaagaatattaaCTTCATCAGAATATACACAAATGTCTGGTAGAGCTGGTAGGAGATCATCTGATAAATATGgttatgtttatatatgttgttGTGATAATATTCCAGATCAAGTGCAACTCACTGAAATGATGATGCAAAAAGCTGTAAGTCTAAAAAGCAAATTTAAAGtaacatataatatgattctaaaattgttaataaataaacaaataaatatagaaaaaatgtTATTTAGTTCATTTCTAGAAAGTTGTAGAGCTTTGCAAATACCATTGTTTAAAAAAGATcttaaaagaaaaagaaaagtgttacaaaatataaaagaagttcaatgtatatatgatcaagaaaataaaaatgcTTATCCTCCTATTGAGCAATATGtacaaataaattataGATTAAAACATATTGGATTAAATcttcataaaaaattacTAAATACAAAAAGCAGTAATTGTTTTGTTATAGGAAGGGTTAtgttattaaataatattcacATCTTACATAGTTCGGTCTATGCTATTTATTTAGGATGTGataaaagtaataataaaaaaaaaaatgataaagTTGATTTTGCTCGAAACAGTATTTTCTTTCAAAATAGTTATGAAGATGATCGATCAAATGAGCgatttttctttttatttattctaCCTGATTTTATGGCATTTGAAGATTTGCCTGATTATATTGTCAATGAAACAGATCAGAATATGTTGGCgtccaaaaaaaaaaaaactacAAGCAATAGcaataataatgaaaaaaaaaataataatattaataataataataataatatgagcaataataatagtttGTCCAATTCTGTGTcagaaaatataaatttatacgagaattataaaaatgtattttccaaaaaaaataataaaagtgatataaaaattatttatcaCTCATCATTCGATACagatattaataaaaaacattttGTTGTTTGTTCAAATGTCTGTATAGAAAATATCTCTATTATAACTAATACTGTTATTAAATTACcaaatgtaaataatacaGCTATTCTTAATAATccaaataatttattattatatacatttgAACTGGATAGActtatagaaaaaaatattttcgAACCATTCGTTTTGACAAAAATGTTAAAGTCATTAAAATGTGAATTTTATTCTGTATTAGTAAATCAAGCAGATTATTTAGAAAACCTAAAAAAATCGAAATGTTATAATTgtaatttaaaagaaaaacatTACGAActtatatgtaaaaaaaatgattgTTTAGATgatattgaaaatattgaaagaaatattaatgCAAAATCATTAAATCTTTATGAAGATTTAGAAGGGAAACTTAATGTTCTACAACATTTTGGATTTATAGATgatcaaaataatttaactgtaaaaggaaaaatagCTAGCTATATTACTTTAACTGATGAAATTACTTTAACACAAGttatatttgaaaatattttaaacaAATTAAATCCAGCTGAAATAGCAGCAGTATTATCATGTTTTGTAGCACcagaaaaaaaagtagAAGAATCACCAGACTTAACAGTTAACTTACAAGAAGTAAAAGCAGCTTTAACAAATATACATAGTAGCTTTGAAGAATTTTATAAGGTTATTCGTTTAAGAATAAGCTCAGAAGATCATTGGAAATTATgtaattttaaaattatgtTTATTGCATATAAATGGACTCTGGGTGTTTCCTTTGCAGAGTTGTTAGAACAGTGTGAATTAGAAGAGGGATTAATAGTAAGATCTATATTACGATTAGATGATTTATGTAGAAAAGTTAAAATTGCTTTCTTATATCTAGGAAATATTGATTTGGCTGAAAAAGTCGAGAAAACATCTCATCTTTTGAGACGggatataatatttacaaCATCGTTATATTTACAGTAA
- a CDS encoding putative SET domain protein, whose amino-acid sequence MSKIRKKLLENKKEIGFCSCVIKVKEKKGTEENKDVNGDNAKVWLEHFNDIISEDIKNMINNKNRLKLHKSLNLINNLQLYNNSVGCKNMNVLLNNPFGFDLNKIVYEQIKENKNKSKNKNKNKNYNNFDNDRVNISTELSRNITKVSCDDYIWNNKLKRYMSLKESENLYQNNETNFKRNKTCFDMSNSNHHNRSMTDNIKILKSENVYINNNYDNNIYNNSLSYLNMHNNLSVSNKKEESTILYNNNNNEDSKKETYLKTSSNRNQNITYDSNCKYRQHNNNIYINEKEKIDILKKEIIIQSYDIKYKIMQQNYNNIIIIQDKSNNKTKIVANKKVEVGQILFIEHELLETAILFDDLWETFNMLNEDQKKQIDYIIHLKYYKNEYDNIININNKETVIKEDKYLEEKKNITYTNYNNTYNHNNNNIYKESINNFKNDTFIDKLIKFEKFTDILKNSFISSSNKSKIKLFTHASFLNHSCFPNASYCFIDDKHICLLAMRTINMYDEITISLINELYTSIQYRNEKLNKMKNITCSCNRCLQIIDEERNILCAVCKYSYVSKKINQKYMSTIIYQQNDFKENDDKNENHTKNESNNNNFLKHNTLNGNKRDVINTPNCKNREIFDENNLFKYNNTNYKETQLNEYNHINTHKIAKNNIDFHKIEGDITYIDYINNDGSKRHNTDNIYESQNLLFDKKYKIYENKLDHEKRLDEISVEHYIPHSNKNNHNICNNNTFFSSNKNPYGFNKNKIDLIIKNNIKKKRPYEKDKIEDPNMINSAKDFLTATSVYNNKYNNNKYNLYNNNIDIEQNLCSPNNNINSNIKYNSHLSLNIKLKNNFLHILNVKNAEDEKIGYCKFANNEEWICAICNNSISKYVMPLKSEYFFILQYNIIKEKINTNNFELPLLINNIEETLSYIISILGEKHWLYASFNYIIADICFSLYTTNILNKNYISICFNAFYNFFYFIQIQCPQAIHTDLVPLVLKFFIICIYTGNYNTIYNLVTSGFLELIKQKYGSWDVSYICLQRAFKICYDHMNNRKPVDRATILTLADIANNNILNMVH is encoded by the coding sequence ATGTctaaaataagaaaaaaattactagaaaataaaaaagaaattgGATTTTGTTCTTGTGTAATCAAAGTAAAAGAGAAGAAAGGGACtgaagaaaataaagatgTTAATGGTGATAATGCCAAAGTATGGCTAGAACATTTCaatgatattatatcagaagatataaaaaatatgataaataataaaaatagattaaaattacataaatctttaaatttaataaataatttacaattatataataattcagtgggttgtaaaaatatgaatgtCTTGTTGAATAATCCTTTTGGTTTCGATTTGAATAAAATAGTTTATGAAcaaattaaagaaaataaaaataaaagtaaaaataaaaataaaaataaaaattataataatttcgATAATGATAGGGTAAATATTTCTACAGAATTATCTAGGAATATTACAAAAGTATCATGTGATGATTATATATGGAATAATAAATTGAAAAGATATATGAGTTTAAAAGAATCAGAGAACCTTTATCAGAATAATGAAAcaaattttaaaagaaataaaacATGTTTTGATATGTCCAATTCGAACCATCATAATAGATCAATGAcagataatataaaaattttaaaatcagaaaatgtatatataaataacaattatgataataatatatataacaattCGTTAAGTTATTTAAATATGCATAATAATTTGAGTGTATCAaacaaaaaagaagaatcaaccattctttataataataataataatgaagattcaaaaaaagaaacatatttaaaaacatCAAGTAATAGAAACCAAAATATAACATACGATTCCAATTGTAAGTATCGAcaacataataataatatatatataaatgaaaaagaaaaaatagatatattaaaaaaagaaataattatcCAATCATATGacattaaatataaaataatgcaacagaattataataacataataattatacaaGACAAAAGTAATAACAAAACTAAAATTGTAGCAAATAAAAAAGTGGAAGTAGGTCAAATACTTTTTATAGAACATGAATTATTGGAAACAGCTATTTTGTTCGATGATTTATGGGAAACTTTTAATATGCTTAATGAAGATCAAAAGAAACAAATtgattatattattcacttgaaatattataaaaatgaatatgacaatattattaatattaataataaagaaacTGTTATAAAAGAGGATAAATATTTAGAagagaagaaaaatataacatatacaaattataataatacatataatcataataataataatatatataaagaatcaataaataattttaaaaatgatacaTTTATTGATAAACTTATCAAGTTTGAAAAATTTACtgatattttaaaaaactcatttatttcttcaagtaataaaagtaaaataaaactTTTTACACATGCATCATTTTTGAACCATAGTTGTTTTCCAAACGCTAGTTATTGTTTTATAGATGATAAACATATATGCTTATTAGCTATGAGaacaataaatatgtatgaTGAAATTACAATTTctttaataaatgaattGTATACATCTATTCAATAtagaaatgaaaaattaaataaaatgaagAATATCACATGTTCATGTAATAGATGTTTACAAATAATAGATGAAGAAAGAAATATACTCTGTGCAGTATGCAAATACTCTTATGTCagtaaaaaaataaatcaaaaatatatgtcCACAATTATCTATCAACAAAACgattttaaagaaaatgatgaCAAAAATGAAAATCACACGAAGAATgaatcaaataataataattttttaaaacataataCATTAAATGGTAATAAAAGAGATGTTATAAATACACCTAATTGTAAAAATAGAGAAATTTTcgatgaaaataatttatttaaatataataatacaaattataaagaaacacaattaaatgaatataatcatataaatacaCACAAAATAgcaaaaaataatattgattTTCACAAAATTGAAGGGGATATAACATACATAGACTATATAAACAATGATGGATCTAAAAGACACAATActgataatatatatgagtcacaaaatttattatttgacaagaaatataaaatatatgaaaataaattagaTCATGAAAAAAGACTTGATGAAATATCCGTTGAACATTACATACCGCATagtaataaaaacaatcataatatttgtaataataatacttttttttcaagTAATAAAAATCCTTATGGATTTAATAAGAACAAAATTGACCTTATCattaagaataatataaaaaaaaaaagaccTTACGAAAAAGACAAAATAGAAGATCCCAATATGATTAATTCAGCAAAAGATTTCTTAACAGCAACAAGTGTAtacaataataaatataataataataaatataatttatataataataatatagatatagAACAAAACTTATGTTCACcaaacaataatataaattcaaacattaaatataattccCATTTGTCTCTTAACATAAAactaaaaaataattttcttcatattttaaatgtCAAAAATGCAgaagatgaaaaaataGGTTACTGTAAATTTGCTAATAATGAAGAATGGATATGTGctatatgtaataatagTATATCTAAATATGTTATGCCTTTAAAAAgtgaatatttttttattcttcaatataacattataaaagaaaaaataaatactAACAATTTTGAACTACCTTTacttataaataatatagaagaaaccttatcatatataataagcATATTAGGTGAGAAACATTGGTTATATGCTTcatttaattatattatagcagatatttgtttttcattatatactacaaatatattaaataaaaattatatatcgatatgttttaatgcgttctataattttttctaCTTTATTCAAATTCAATGCCCCCAGGCCATTCATACAGATTTAGTACCCTTAGTTTTAAagttttttattatttgtatatatacaGGGAATTATAATACTATCTATAATTTAGTTACATCAGGATTTTTAGAATTAATTAAACAAAAGTATGGTTCCTGGGATGTTTCTTATATTTGTCTGCAGCGAGCCTTCAAAATATGTTACGACCACATGAATAATAGAAAACCTGTGGACAGGGCGACAATATTGACGTTAGCTGATATAGctaataataacatattaaatatgGTTCACTaa